From Nymphaea colorata isolate Beijing-Zhang1983 chromosome 6, ASM883128v2, whole genome shotgun sequence, a single genomic window includes:
- the LOC116255682 gene encoding probable cellulose synthase A catalytic subunit 1 [UDP-forming] has protein sequence MEANAGMVAGSRNRNEFVMIRHDSDSGPKPLKHLSAQVCQICGDTVGLTANGDPFVACNECAFPVCRPCYEYERKDGNRSCPQCKTRYKRQKGSPRVEGDDDEDDVDDLENEFNYTNRNSKPLKPWHMYVQGEDDLATASRQESQRPIPLLTNGQPVSGEIPDATPEHQSVATQHSGPLGSEKRAHYIDPSLPVPVRTVDPSKDLNSYGLGSVDWKERVEGWKLKQEKSMMQVASRYTDGGKGDMEGTGSNGEDLQMADDARQPLSRIVPLPPSHLTPYRVVIVLRLIILGFFLQYRITHPVSNAYPLWLTSVICEIWFALSWLLDQFPKWFPINRETYLDRLALRYDREGEPSQLAPIDVFVSTVDPLKEPPLVTANTVLSILAVDYPVDKVSCYVSDDGSAMLTFESLAETSEFARKWVPFCKKHSIEPRAPEFYFAQKIDYLKDKIQPSFVKERRAMKREYEEFKVRINALVAKAQKMPEEGWTMQDGTPWPGNNPRDHPGMIQVFLGHSGGLDTDGNELPRLVYVSREKRPGFQHHKKAGAMNALIRVSAVLTNGAYLLNVDCDHYFNNSKALREAMCFMMDPALGKKTCYVQFPQRFDGIDLHDRYANRNIVFFDINMKGLDGIQGPVYVGTGCCFNRQALYGYDPLLTEADLEPNIVLKSCCGPRKKGKSKKYIDKKRQVKRTESSIPIFNMEDIEEGVEGFDDERSLLMSQKSLEKRFGQSPVFIASTFMENGGIPPSTNPASLLKEAIHVISCGYEDKTEWGKEIGWIYGSVTEDILTGFKMHARGWISIYCMPPRPAFKGSAPINLSDRLNQVLRWALGSVEILLSRHCPIWYGYSGRLKLLERLAYINTIVYPLTSIPLIAYCVLPAICLLTGKFIIPEISNYASAWFILLFISIAATGILELRWSGVGIEDWWRNEQFWVIGGTSAHLFAVFQGLLKVLAGIDTNFTVTSKASDDDGDFAELYVFKWTSLLIPPTTVLVINLVGVVAGVSYAINSGYQSWGPLFGKLFFALWVIVHLYPFLKGLLGRQNRTPTIVIVWSILLASIFSLLWVRIDPFTKTTPANGQCGIDC, from the exons ATGGAGGCCAATGCTGGAATGGTGGCTGGTTCTCGCAACCGAAACGAGTTTGTGATGATCCGCCATGATTCGGATAGTGGG CCTAAACCACTTAAGCATTTGAGCGCCCAAGTTTGTCAGATTTGTGGAGACACTGTTGGCTTAACAGCCAATGGGGATCCTTTTGTTGCTTGCAACGAATGTGCTTTCCCTGTTTGCCGCCCTTGCTATGAATATGAGAGGAAAGATGGAAATAGATCTTGTCCACAATGCAAGACCCGATACAAGAGGCAGAAAG GGAGTCCCCGAGTCGAGGGAGACGATGATGAAGACGATGTTGATGATCTTGAAAATGAGTTCAACTATACAAATCGAAACTCCAAACCGCTGAAACCATGGCACATGTATGTACAAGGAGAAGATGACTTGGCAACTGCCTCCAGACAGGAGTCGCAGCGCCCTATTCCTCTCCTTACCAATGGGCAGCCG GTATCTGGAGAAATACCTGATGCAACTCCTGAACATCAATCTGTGGCAACTCAACATTCAGGCCCACTAGGATCTGAGAAGCGAGCCCATTACATTGACCCCAGCCTTCCTG TTCCAGTTAGAACCGTCGATCCCTCAAAGGATCTGAACTCCTATGGGCTCGGCAGTGTTGACTGGAAAGAACGCGTCGAAGGTTGGAAACTTAAACAGGAAAAAAGCATGATGCAGGTAGCCAGTAGATATACTGATGGAGGGAAAGGAGATATGGAAGGAACTGGTTCAAATGGAGAGGATCTGCAAAT GGCTGATGATGCTCGACAACCTTTAAGTAGAATTGTgccccttcctccttctcatcTGACTCCTTACAGGGTTGTAATTGTACTTCGTCTGATTATATTGGGATTTTTCCTCCAATATCGTATCACTCACCCTGTTTCTAATGCATATCCCCTATGGCTCACTTCTGTAATCTGTGAGATTTGGTTTGCTCTGTCATGGCTTCTTGATCAGTTCCCAAAATGGTTCCCTATTAACCGGGAAACTTACCTTGATAGACTTGCATTGAG ATATGACAGAGAAGGGGAGCCTTCACAGTTGGCTCCTATTGATGTGTTTGTCAGTACAGTGGATCCACTGAAAGAGCCACCTCTTGTTACCGCAAACACTGTGCTCTCCATCCTTGCTGTAGACTACCCTGTTGACAAAGTATCATGTTATGTTTCTGATGATGGTTCAGCAATGCTGACATTTGAGTCCCTTGCTGAGACATCAGAATTTGCAAGGAAGTGGGTCCCCTTTTGCAAGAAGCACAGCATTGAACCTAGGGCTCCAGAATTTTATTTTGCTCAAAAGATTGACTACTTGAAAGATAAGATACAACCTTCATTTGTAAAAGAGCGAAGAGCAATGAAG AGGGAGTATGAAGAGTTCAAAGTGCGGATTAATGCTCTTGTTGCCAAGGCACAAAAGATGCCTGAAGAGGGATGGACAATGCAGGATGGCACCCCATGGCCTGGAAACAACCCTAGAGATCATCCTGGCATGATTCAG GTATTTTTGGGCCACAGTGGAGGGCTTGATACTGATGGAAATGAGCTACCCCGTCTTGTCTACGTCTCTCGTGAGAAGCGCCCAGGATTCCAGCATCACAAGAAAGCCGGTGCTATGAATGCATTG ATACGGGTCTCTGCAGTCCTGACAAATGGTGCGTATCTTCTGAATGTTGATTGCGACCACTACTTCAACAACAGTAAGGCACTTAGAGAAGCAATGTGCTTCATGATGGATCCTGCTCTGGGCAAGAAAACATGTTACGTGCAGTTCCCTCAGCGTTTCGATGGTATTGATTTACACGATCGATATGCCAATCGAAACATAGTGTTTTTCGAT ATAAACATGAAAGGTTTGGATGGTATCCAAGGACCAGTTTACGTGGGTACTGGTTGTTGCTTCAACAGGCAGGCTTTATATGGATATGACCCGCTATTGACTGAGGCTGATTTGGAGCCAAATATTGTTCTTAAAAGTTGCTGTGGGCCGAGGAAGAAGGGCAAAAGCAAGAAGTATATAGATAAGAAGCGGCAAGTGAAAAGGACTGAATCCTCCATCCCTATTTTCAACATGGAAGATATTGAAGAAGGTGTAGAAG GTTTTGATGATGAAAGGTCCCTTCTTATGTCCCAAAAAAGCCTGGAAAAGAGGTTTGGACAGTCCCCCGTCTTTATTGCATCTACTTTCATGGAAAATGGTGGCATACCCCCTTCAACAAATCCAGCTTCACTGCTGAAAGAAGCGATTCATGTCATCAGCTGCGGGTATGAGGACAAGACAGAATGGGGGAAAGAG ATTGGATGGATTTATGGCTCGGTTACGGAAGATATCTTGACTGGGTTCAAAATGCATGCTCGAGGCTGGATATCGATCTACTGCATGCCTCCACGTCCTGCATTTAAAGGTTCTGCGCCAATTAACCTTTCTGATCGTCTAAACCAAGTGCTGCGGTGGGCTCTTGGTTCGGTGGAAATTCTTCTTAGCAGGCATTGCCCCATCTGGTACGGTTACAGCGGAAGGTTGAAGTTGTTGGAGAGGCTGGCCTATATCAACACCATCGTGTATCCTCTTACTTCCATACCTCTAATTGCTTATTGTGTCCTCCCAGCTATCTGTCTTCTGACTGGAAAATTTATCATTCCTGAG ATTAGCAACTATGCAAGTGCGTGGTTCATTTTGCTCTTCATCTCCATTGCTGCTACCGGCATTCTAGAACTTCGGTGGAGTGGAGTTGGAATCGAGGACTGGTGGAGGAATGAACAATTTTGGGTTATCGGAGGCACCTCTGCACATCTCTTCGCTGTGTTCCAGGGATTGCTGAAAGTGCTTGCCGGCATCGATACAAACTTCACTGTTACGTCGAAGGCATCTGATGATGATGGTGACTTTGCTGAACTGTATGTTTTCAAGTGGACTTCGCTTCTGATCCCACCGACAACCGTCCTTGTCATAAACTTGGTAGGCGTAGTTGCCGGTGTTTCATATGCGATCAACAGCGGTTACCAGTCATGGGGTCCTCTCTTCGGCAAGCTCTTCTTTGCACTCTGGGTCATCGTTCACCTGTATCCTTTCCTCAAGGGTCTGCTGGGTCGGCAGAACCGCACTCCAACCATTGTTATTGTCTGGTCCATACTCCTTGCTTCCATCTTCTCCTTGCTCTGGGTACGCATCGATCCCTTCACCAAGACCACCCCTGCAAATGGTCAGTGCGGTATCGACTGCTag